From Spirosoma agri, one genomic window encodes:
- a CDS encoding methylmalonyl-CoA mutase family protein produces MEPIFSDLFPTVDKAAWLTQVQKELNNARTGDVPYERLRWHVNDGFTIEPYYTHDDLNELPLETIQHAQKPFPGWLTAPAYVVTNEKQGNTVLRNHLANGADALVIALSDPSNLAHLLNGIKLSDTPVFFRTDNSTQLVATLNTIAPYRLRGGLLVDPAAHWIQSNQQLTTGYQSVVDLTKATSDSPQFRTVCATSHPFHNAGATATQELAFLFASLADQYDYLTDAGLSIDQIVTKTILSVSVGISYFIEIAKLRALRVLMNRFNSCYSSAIDTVPLIHGQTSTFYDATATPYTNLLRGTTEAMSAVIGGCDVLTVRPFDAVLTRSSASEASAFSDRIARNVSTLLKEESYLNKVADPSAGSYYIEYVTHQLIEAAWTLFLDIEKRGGFAKAFTDGFIPAQIEQAYHDKVAAVRNGNVIVGVTKFRFDEPTNQLNTDAEGQSTTSLLPDRRLAAEFE; encoded by the coding sequence ATGGAGCCGATTTTTTCTGACCTATTTCCAACCGTCGACAAGGCTGCCTGGCTGACGCAGGTTCAAAAAGAGCTAAACAATGCCCGGACGGGCGACGTGCCCTACGAACGCTTACGCTGGCATGTAAACGACGGCTTTACGATTGAGCCCTACTACACCCATGACGACTTGAACGAGCTTCCCCTCGAAACGATTCAACACGCACAAAAGCCGTTTCCGGGGTGGCTTACGGCTCCGGCCTATGTGGTTACGAACGAAAAACAGGGAAATACCGTACTCCGAAACCACCTTGCTAACGGAGCCGACGCGCTTGTCATTGCCCTGTCTGACCCGTCGAATTTGGCACACCTGCTGAATGGTATCAAACTGAGCGACACACCCGTCTTTTTTCGGACCGACAACTCTACTCAACTCGTTGCGACGCTGAACACCATCGCTCCCTATCGGTTGCGGGGTGGCTTACTGGTTGATCCGGCGGCTCATTGGATACAATCAAACCAACAATTAACTACTGGTTATCAATCCGTTGTCGATTTAACAAAGGCAACATCAGATTCGCCCCAGTTCCGTACCGTTTGCGCCACAAGCCATCCGTTCCACAACGCAGGTGCCACTGCAACGCAGGAACTGGCTTTTCTGTTCGCGTCGCTGGCCGATCAGTACGATTACCTAACCGATGCAGGCTTATCGATTGACCAGATCGTCACCAAAACCATCTTGTCGGTGTCCGTTGGCATCAGCTATTTTATCGAGATTGCCAAACTGCGGGCGTTGCGGGTGTTAATGAACCGATTCAACAGCTGTTACTCGTCAGCCATCGACACGGTTCCGCTCATTCACGGCCAGACCTCAACCTTCTACGACGCGACGGCTACGCCCTACACAAACCTGCTTCGGGGAACAACGGAGGCCATGTCAGCCGTTATCGGTGGCTGCGATGTGCTGACTGTTCGTCCATTCGATGCCGTATTGACGCGATCAAGCGCATCCGAAGCTAGCGCATTCTCAGACCGGATTGCCCGAAACGTTTCGACATTGTTGAAAGAAGAGAGTTATCTGAATAAGGTCGCTGATCCGTCGGCAGGTTCGTACTACATTGAGTATGTAACGCACCAGCTGATCGAAGCGGCCTGGACCCTGTTTCTGGACATAGAAAAGCGGGGCGGGTTCGCAAAAGCGTTTACGGATGGGTTCATTCCGGCGCAAATCGAACAGGCGTATCACGACAAGGTTGCTGCGGTGCGAAACGGAAACGTGATTGTAGGTGTGACGAAATTCCGATTTGATGAACCAACAAATCAACTCAATACCGACGCCGAAGGCCAATCCACAACCAGCTTATTACCCGACCGCCGGTTGGCCGCCGAATTTGAGTAA
- the dnaA gene encoding chromosomal replication initiator protein DnaA, whose translation MQREVMTVWNRCLSVIRGIVPEQSFNTWFEPIVPLRLNGNVLTIQVPSEFFYEWLEENFVHALRKALDTAIGRDGQLEYSIIVDKGNEQNRPLTVNVPTTKTPQSAKPDNVNPDILKSPFVLKDLDSLTLDSYLNPTYTFDNYVEGDCNRLARQAGYAVAERPGITSFNPLMIHGGVGLGKTHLVQAIGNYIKNNNHNKFVLYVTSEKFTNQFLNAIRSDGIRDFTSFYMQVDVLVIDDVQFLQKKEKTQEIFFHIFNHLHQSGKQIIMTSDRAPRALDGLEDRLLSRFKWGLSADLQTPDLETRIAIIQKKLQAEGIYIENNVIEYLAHSINTNVRELEGVIVSLMAQASLNRREIDLELAKHTLRNIVVDSEREVTIDSVQETVADFFNVTIADLKAKSRKRELVHPRQVAMYLAKEKTDLSLKSIGYHFGGRDHSTVIHAIQTISDLVTKNPESRASMEKLKALFK comes from the coding sequence ATGCAGCGTGAAGTAATGACGGTATGGAATCGCTGTCTGAGCGTTATTCGGGGAATTGTGCCTGAACAAAGCTTCAATACGTGGTTTGAGCCGATCGTTCCACTACGGCTTAACGGGAATGTGCTGACCATTCAGGTTCCAAGTGAATTTTTTTACGAGTGGCTCGAAGAGAACTTCGTGCATGCGCTGCGCAAGGCCCTTGACACGGCTATTGGCCGCGACGGTCAGCTCGAATACTCGATCATTGTTGATAAAGGAAACGAGCAGAACAGACCTTTAACGGTCAATGTCCCAACAACCAAGACCCCCCAGTCGGCAAAGCCCGACAACGTCAATCCCGATATTCTGAAGAGCCCATTCGTGCTCAAAGACCTTGATTCGCTAACGCTTGACTCCTACCTGAATCCAACCTATACGTTCGATAATTACGTTGAAGGCGACTGCAACCGGCTGGCGCGGCAGGCTGGTTATGCCGTAGCCGAGCGTCCGGGCATTACCTCGTTCAACCCGCTTATGATCCACGGTGGGGTAGGGCTGGGCAAAACGCATCTGGTACAGGCAATCGGTAACTACATCAAGAATAATAACCACAACAAGTTTGTGCTGTACGTAACGTCGGAGAAATTCACGAATCAGTTCCTGAACGCGATTCGGTCGGATGGTATCCGTGACTTTACCAGTTTCTACATGCAGGTAGACGTGCTGGTTATCGATGATGTGCAGTTTTTACAGAAAAAAGAGAAAACGCAGGAAATTTTCTTCCATATTTTCAACCACCTTCATCAGTCGGGAAAGCAGATCATTATGACTTCTGACCGGGCTCCGCGGGCGCTGGATGGATTGGAAGATCGCTTGTTATCCCGTTTTAAGTGGGGCCTTTCCGCCGATTTACAAACGCCGGATCTGGAAACGCGTATTGCCATTATCCAGAAGAAACTTCAGGCCGAAGGTATCTACATTGAGAACAACGTCATTGAATATCTGGCTCACAGTATCAATACGAACGTCCGCGAGTTAGAGGGTGTCATTGTTTCCCTGATGGCGCAAGCGTCGCTGAATCGGCGCGAAATCGATCTTGAACTGGCGAAACACACCCTTCGGAATATTGTCGTAGACTCCGAGCGGGAAGTGACTATCGACTCGGTACAGGAAACCGTCGCCGACTTCTTCAACGTGACCATTGCCGATCTGAAAGCCAAAAGCCGTAAGCGGGAACTGGTTCATCCCCGCCAGGTGGCTATGTATCTGGCTAAAGAAAAAACGGATCTGTCGCTCAAATCGATCGGGTATCATTTCGGTGGTCGCGACCACAGCACGGTCATTCATGCCATCCAGACGATCAGCGATCTGGTGACCAAAAATCCCGAGTCGCGTGCATCGATGGAGAAGCTTAAAGCCCTCTTCAAGTAG
- a CDS encoding GNAT family N-acetyltransferase, whose protein sequence is MSQSPLPVFLARQQLDTVVWDACVATSPHRVMYGYSWYLDAVLPAPDWQWMGLVLHDERGGYQAVMPVPLRRKRVVGISRWVVHQPFFCQFLAVFGSDRVLDPMPFLTAIQQRFRYGSVLTMAELLNSEVVTREESRAGWLQIAGFLPHHDNAVELADSEVQVRINYILDLSPGYEQVYASYSRDRKLNLRRAKAANWTLIESTNIEPLLTLFRENHADTIHGGVADWAYDLFRKLNDAMNHRSLSLIRYAVYEGTIEAGALFVREGNRIIYLFNAASKTGRQKNARTLLIDQVIRAYAGQNVMFDFESPQKPSIANFYRSFGATDEVFQAVRWNRFTVLERAFLRIRRLLLTKSDKGNT, encoded by the coding sequence ATGAGCCAATCCCCGCTACCCGTGTTTTTGGCTCGCCAACAGCTCGATACGGTTGTCTGGGACGCCTGCGTAGCGACCTCACCCCATCGAGTCATGTACGGTTATTCGTGGTATCTGGACGCGGTACTACCAGCCCCAGACTGGCAATGGATGGGTTTGGTGCTCCACGATGAACGGGGCGGGTACCAAGCCGTCATGCCCGTGCCGCTTCGCCGGAAGCGCGTGGTTGGAATCTCTCGATGGGTCGTTCATCAACCTTTTTTCTGTCAGTTCCTTGCGGTTTTCGGTTCAGATCGAGTCCTTGATCCAATGCCTTTTCTGACGGCTATTCAGCAACGATTTCGCTACGGATCGGTGCTAACTATGGCTGAATTACTTAATAGTGAAGTGGTAACTCGGGAGGAATCCCGCGCTGGCTGGCTACAAATCGCGGGATTCCTCCCGCATCACGATAACGCTGTTGAGCTAGCTGATAGTGAGGTGCAGGTACGTATAAATTACATACTCGATCTGTCGCCTGGTTATGAGCAGGTATACGCCAGCTATTCCCGCGATCGGAAGCTGAACCTACGCCGGGCGAAAGCCGCCAACTGGACCCTCATTGAGTCGACCAATATCGAACCACTGTTGACCTTATTTCGTGAAAACCATGCGGATACGATCCATGGTGGCGTTGCCGACTGGGCGTATGATCTGTTCAGAAAGCTGAATGATGCGATGAACCACCGCAGTCTTAGCCTGATACGGTATGCTGTTTATGAGGGAACGATTGAAGCTGGGGCGCTTTTTGTGCGGGAGGGTAACCGGATTATCTACCTGTTCAATGCGGCTTCGAAAACAGGTCGACAAAAAAATGCCCGGACGCTCCTGATCGATCAGGTTATCCGGGCGTATGCAGGACAAAATGTTATGTTCGATTTTGAAAGTCCGCAGAAGCCATCTATCGCCAATTTCTATCGGAGCTTTGGTGCAACCGACGAGGTATTTCAGGCTGTCCGATGGAACCGGTTCACGGTTTTAGAACGGGCGTTTCTGCGTATAAGGCGGCTGCTACTAACGAAGTCGGATAAAGGTAATACCTAA
- a CDS encoding DUF3108 domain-containing protein, which translates to MKKYLIGFGIISVLATGFSALNAYRRVTNTSFGPGEHLEYRVHYGFINAAEAIVDVSPTLYKVNERPCYRVNVDGRTVGAFDLVTRIRDTWRSYIDTSAILPQKFYSNLQENDYRKEENITFNHEANTVKAEERTERDIFKVPDNVHDFISGYYFLRTIDFNKLSSGQVIEVPAFYDDTVYNMKVRYRGKDVVKTKQGKVNVLRLNPVLPQNKLFKDEESIRIFVSDDANKVPVKVEVDLWVGSMVMDLKRNGGLKQPLKYF; encoded by the coding sequence ATGAAGAAGTATTTAATCGGCTTTGGTATTATCTCTGTTTTGGCGACTGGCTTCTCGGCCCTGAACGCATACCGACGTGTAACCAACACCAGTTTTGGACCGGGTGAACACCTCGAATACCGGGTTCACTATGGCTTCATTAACGCGGCCGAGGCTATAGTCGATGTCAGTCCCACTCTGTATAAGGTCAATGAGCGGCCCTGCTACCGCGTCAATGTCGATGGTCGTACCGTTGGTGCATTTGACCTCGTGACGCGCATCCGGGATACCTGGCGGTCGTACATTGACACATCTGCCATTCTGCCGCAGAAATTCTATTCGAATCTTCAGGAGAATGACTACCGAAAGGAGGAAAACATCACCTTCAATCACGAAGCCAATACGGTAAAGGCAGAAGAACGCACGGAACGGGATATTTTCAAGGTTCCCGACAATGTTCACGATTTTATCAGTGGCTATTATTTCCTGCGTACGATCGATTTCAACAAGCTCAGCAGTGGGCAGGTCATCGAAGTACCCGCCTTCTATGATGATACGGTCTACAACATGAAGGTTCGGTATCGAGGAAAAGACGTTGTCAAAACGAAGCAGGGAAAAGTCAATGTCCTGCGCCTGAATCCCGTCTTACCACAAAACAAACTGTTCAAAGACGAAGAATCGATCCGCATCTTCGTGTCCGACGACGCGAACAAAGTACCTGTCAAAGTGGAGGTCGATTTGTGGGTAGGCTCAATGGTTATGGACTTAAAACGCAATGGCGGCTTGAAGCAGCCCCTGAAGTATTTTTAG
- a CDS encoding aminopeptidase translates to MWKKIGVGVLLVLVVLGLWQRELVSYGWMQARGQLRILWNTKPVDEVLADKTYPDSLKQKIALIREIKRFAIDSLGLDKSGSYESFYDQQGKPILWVITAAEPYRLVARQWNFPILGTFSYKGFFEKDRADSTVAELKREGLDTRIGEVSAWSTLGFLNDPILSSFLDRPVGSLAELIIHELTHGTLFIKNSLEYNENLADFVGEYGALRFLAQKYGTSSPVYRDYLATKAFYERYDQHILRGTRTLDSLYRTFKPSTAVVVKDSLKWQTIRQIVVSSDTITDERSKDSIRLVKKRRLDKLNLPNNAYFIGYLTYRKQQNRFRQEFDTKFGGDFNRYLTYLKQTYPSL, encoded by the coding sequence ATGTGGAAAAAAATTGGTGTAGGGGTGTTACTGGTTCTGGTTGTCCTGGGATTATGGCAGCGTGAACTGGTGAGTTATGGCTGGATGCAGGCTCGGGGCCAACTTCGTATCTTGTGGAATACAAAGCCAGTGGACGAAGTATTGGCCGACAAGACGTATCCGGATTCGTTAAAACAAAAGATAGCACTTATCCGCGAGATCAAGCGGTTTGCTATCGACTCGCTTGGGCTGGATAAATCGGGGAGTTATGAGTCATTTTATGACCAGCAGGGCAAACCGATTCTGTGGGTTATTACGGCGGCTGAGCCTTATCGGCTTGTTGCCCGACAATGGAATTTTCCGATACTCGGCACGTTTTCGTATAAGGGTTTTTTTGAGAAAGACCGCGCCGATTCAACGGTAGCGGAGCTGAAACGGGAAGGGCTGGACACGCGTATTGGTGAAGTGTCGGCCTGGTCAACGTTAGGTTTTTTGAATGACCCCATTCTGTCCAGTTTTCTCGACCGACCAGTCGGCAGTCTGGCAGAACTGATCATTCATGAGTTGACGCACGGAACCCTGTTCATAAAAAACAGTTTGGAATACAACGAGAATCTGGCTGACTTCGTGGGCGAATACGGTGCCCTGCGTTTTCTGGCTCAGAAATACGGAACGAGTTCACCGGTCTACCGCGACTATCTGGCGACGAAAGCGTTCTACGAACGATACGATCAGCACATTTTGCGGGGAACACGAACACTCGATAGTTTATACCGAACGTTTAAACCTAGTACGGCCGTCGTAGTCAAAGATTCGTTGAAGTGGCAAACGATCCGGCAGATCGTCGTCTCGTCCGATACGATCACCGACGAACGAAGCAAGGATAGTATACGTTTAGTAAAAAAACGTCGTCTAGACAAACTAAACCTACCCAATAATGCGTACTTTATTGGGTATCTGACGTATCGAAAACAGCAGAATCGGTTCCGGCAGGAATTTGACACTAAATTTGGCGGAGACTTTAACCGGTATCTGACTTATCTTAAACAAACCTATCCATCTTTATAA
- a CDS encoding serine hydrolase domain-containing protein has protein sequence MQLNRRLFLKQLGFGAAGIGLLSSLPGDVWAKGTTKLLRSTPEAQGIASSSLLNFANAIEAQKLNVHSLMVLRHGNIVAEGWWAPYAPDLKHTLYSLSKSFTSTAVGMAVAEKRLTVNDKVITFFPDDAPATVSDNLAAMRVKDLLSMATGHSKEPAVRGDKNWVKAFLAQPVEHEPGTFFLYNSIATYMLSAIVQKLTGQTVLAYLKSRLFDPLAIEGADWEVDPNGINTGGWGLRLKTEDIAKFGQLYLQKGVWNGKRLIAADWIEDATKFEIQSKGGSRPKEENDWLQGYGYQFWRCRHDAYRGDGAFGQYCIVMPKDDMVVAITSETSDMQGILDNVWTHILGGVKGKTLPSDTKAQAELKQKLTTLALPILNVKSTSPIIAQIDNKPFNIAENSLNVKAISLNFGKDGGIFRMLDDKGDHQINCGMGRWVERETDLSALPLKLTPTLIPGETKTKIASSGTWTDDNTFVLTVRFIETAHYETITCNFDKDTVKVEFKKSLAILNAAVKDDRPVLQGRLLA, from the coding sequence ATGCAGCTCAATCGCAGGCTCTTCCTGAAACAACTAGGTTTTGGTGCCGCCGGTATCGGTCTTCTGTCGTCGCTCCCCGGCGATGTATGGGCCAAAGGCACGACGAAACTTCTTCGCAGCACGCCCGAAGCACAGGGTATAGCCTCATCGAGCTTGCTGAATTTTGCCAATGCCATCGAAGCGCAGAAACTTAATGTGCATAGCCTGATGGTCTTACGCCATGGTAACATAGTTGCCGAAGGCTGGTGGGCTCCCTACGCGCCCGACCTGAAGCATACACTTTATTCCCTGAGTAAAAGCTTTACTTCTACAGCCGTTGGTATGGCGGTCGCCGAAAAACGCCTGACGGTTAACGATAAGGTCATTACGTTTTTTCCGGACGATGCGCCCGCTACCGTTAGCGACAATCTGGCGGCCATGCGCGTAAAAGACCTGCTTTCTATGGCAACCGGTCACAGCAAGGAGCCAGCGGTTCGTGGGGACAAGAACTGGGTCAAAGCGTTTCTGGCACAGCCGGTCGAGCATGAGCCCGGCACGTTCTTTCTGTACAACAGCATAGCCACCTACATGCTGTCGGCGATTGTCCAGAAGCTGACCGGCCAGACCGTTCTGGCTTATCTGAAGTCCCGCCTTTTCGATCCGCTGGCGATCGAAGGAGCCGACTGGGAAGTCGATCCGAACGGAATCAACACCGGCGGATGGGGCCTCCGTCTCAAAACCGAAGACATCGCGAAATTCGGGCAACTTTACTTGCAAAAGGGCGTCTGGAACGGGAAACGACTTATTGCCGCAGACTGGATTGAGGATGCGACCAAGTTCGAAATTCAATCCAAGGGTGGGTCGCGTCCGAAAGAAGAAAATGACTGGTTACAGGGATACGGGTATCAATTCTGGCGTTGTCGACACGACGCCTACCGGGGCGATGGTGCGTTCGGTCAGTATTGCATCGTCATGCCTAAAGACGATATGGTTGTCGCCATCACCAGCGAAACGAGCGATATGCAGGGCATTCTAGACAACGTCTGGACTCATATTCTGGGTGGTGTCAAGGGCAAGACGTTACCTTCGGATACGAAGGCGCAGGCTGAGTTAAAACAAAAACTAACGACGTTGGCACTGCCGATTCTGAACGTAAAATCAACTTCGCCCATCATCGCTCAGATCGACAATAAACCATTCAACATCGCCGAGAACTCCCTGAACGTGAAGGCCATCTCGCTGAATTTCGGGAAAGACGGCGGCATCTTCAGAATGCTGGATGATAAGGGTGATCACCAGATTAACTGCGGCATGGGTCGCTGGGTCGAGCGGGAAACCGACCTGTCTGCTCTTCCGCTCAAACTGACACCCACGTTGATTCCAGGCGAGACGAAAACCAAGATTGCGTCCAGCGGCACCTGGACCGATGACAACACATTCGTGCTGACGGTGCGCTTCATCGAAACGGCTCATTATGAAACCATAACCTGCAATTTCGACAAAGACACGGTAAAAGTTGAATTCAAAAAGAGTCTGGCGATCCTCAACGCAGCGGTGAAGGACGACCGGCCGGTTTTGCAGGGCCGTTTGCTGGCTTAA
- a CDS encoding LutC/YkgG family protein produces the protein MAEPTTRDTILAAIRQGKPDLLPLPATIGFPPNISAENLVESFMTMVKTNGGQAIRVASLAEARAFLAEDYDLTLPVLSHVEGLDISNFTPAEELRLLDTLHLFVLEGKVGVAENAAVWVDEAAIGIRALPFITLNLSIVLSEKNLVGNMHEAYRLIDTSTGFGTFIAGPSKTADIEQSLVIGAHGSKTLTVFLLP, from the coding sequence ATGGCTGAACCAACCACCCGCGACACGATTCTAGCGGCCATCCGACAAGGCAAACCAGACTTGCTTCCCTTACCCGCAACCATTGGCTTTCCCCCCAACATTTCGGCGGAGAACCTTGTCGAGTCGTTTATGACGATGGTGAAAACCAACGGCGGACAGGCCATTCGGGTAGCGTCATTGGCAGAAGCTCGTGCATTCCTGGCCGAAGATTACGACCTTACCTTGCCTGTTCTAAGCCACGTTGAAGGGCTGGACATCAGTAATTTTACACCAGCGGAAGAGCTTCGTCTGTTAGACACGCTGCATCTGTTCGTGCTGGAAGGCAAGGTGGGCGTTGCCGAAAATGCCGCCGTCTGGGTTGACGAAGCAGCTATCGGTATTCGGGCTTTACCATTCATTACGCTCAATCTGTCGATTGTCTTGTCCGAAAAAAATCTCGTCGGCAATATGCACGAGGCTTATCGGCTTATTGACACCAGCACGGGTTTCGGAACGTTCATTGCCGGACCGTCCAAAACCGCCGATATTGAGCAGTCCTTAGTCATCGGTGCCCACGGCTCAAAGACGCTGACCGTGTTTTTGTTGCCTTGA
- a CDS encoding lactate utilization protein B, translating to MNTASPKHAKNAEAFLRDEENTDWHNETLWFVRSKRDRAAQSLPEWEELREQASQIKAHALSKLDDYLIQLEENARKNGIIVHWAANADEHNQIVLDIMRKHKATKIVKSKSMLTEECHLNPFLIKQGIEVIDTDLGERIIQLRNEPPSHIVMPAIHLKKKHIGDLFHLHLGTDAGADDPQYLTEAARIHLRQKFLLADLAITGVNFAIAETGGFVVCTNEGNADLGAHLAKVHIACMGIEKVIPKAEHLGVFLRLLARSATGQAVTTYSSHFRKPAPGQEMHLVLVDNGRTRQLASPDFRNSLKCIRCGACMNTCPVYRRSGGHSYHTAVAGPIGSILAPNIDMKEYADLPFASTLCGSCTNVCPVKIDIHQQLYKWRQVLGEAGVVEPAKKVGMSGMDVLFSRPWLYRFAGRAGRWLMQTFPTLANKASLNPWAIHRDMPKPPEQSFRDWYAQQNKKTNG from the coding sequence ATGAATACTGCTTCACCCAAACACGCCAAAAACGCGGAGGCTTTCCTGCGTGATGAGGAAAATACCGATTGGCACAATGAAACCCTGTGGTTCGTTCGCAGTAAGCGCGACCGAGCGGCCCAATCGCTCCCGGAGTGGGAAGAGTTGCGCGAACAGGCCTCCCAGATCAAGGCGCATGCGCTCTCGAAGCTGGACGATTACCTGATTCAGCTGGAAGAGAATGCCCGTAAAAACGGCATCATTGTCCACTGGGCGGCTAATGCCGATGAGCATAATCAGATTGTGCTCGACATTATGCGCAAGCATAAGGCCACCAAAATCGTCAAGAGCAAGTCCATGCTCACCGAGGAATGTCACCTGAACCCGTTCCTGATCAAGCAGGGCATTGAGGTCATTGACACGGATCTGGGCGAGCGCATCATCCAGCTGCGGAATGAACCACCAAGCCACATCGTGATGCCCGCGATTCACCTCAAAAAGAAGCACATCGGCGATCTGTTCCATCTGCATCTGGGCACCGATGCCGGAGCGGACGACCCGCAATACCTCACCGAAGCCGCCCGGATTCACCTCCGCCAGAAATTTCTGCTGGCTGACTTAGCCATTACGGGCGTCAATTTCGCCATTGCAGAAACGGGTGGCTTTGTGGTTTGCACCAATGAAGGTAATGCGGATCTGGGCGCGCATCTGGCTAAAGTCCATATTGCCTGCATGGGCATCGAAAAAGTCATTCCAAAGGCTGAACACCTCGGTGTCTTTCTTCGGCTGCTGGCTCGTTCAGCAACGGGTCAGGCCGTGACGACTTATTCCAGCCATTTCCGAAAACCGGCACCAGGCCAGGAAATGCACCTCGTGCTGGTCGACAATGGGCGGACGCGCCAACTGGCCAGCCCCGACTTCCGGAACTCGCTGAAGTGTATTCGCTGCGGAGCGTGTATGAACACCTGTCCGGTCTATCGGCGCAGTGGTGGCCACAGCTACCACACGGCCGTTGCCGGGCCAATCGGCTCGATTCTGGCTCCGAACATCGATATGAAAGAATACGCCGATCTGCCCTTTGCCTCAACGCTCTGCGGTTCCTGCACAAATGTGTGTCCGGTGAAGATCGATATTCACCAGCAGTTGTATAAATGGCGACAGGTTTTGGGTGAAGCCGGTGTCGTTGAGCCCGCGAAGAAAGTAGGCATGAGCGGCATGGATGTGCTGTTCAGCCGTCCGTGGCTCTACCGGTTTGCGGGCCGGGCCGGACGCTGGCTCATGCAGACGTTTCCAACACTGGCCAACAAAGCCAGCCTGAATCCGTGGGCGATCCACCGCGATATGCCCAAACCACCCGAACAAAGCTTCCGGGACTGGTATGCGCAACAAAACAAGAAAACCAATGGCTGA
- a CDS encoding (Fe-S)-binding protein: protein MNVGLFIPCYVDQFYPNVGIATLRLLESLDVKVIFPMEQTCCGQPMANSGFQRLSAGCDKNFIQNFADCDVVVGPSGSCVLHLKEHLHSSEQPEEAARLRGNVYELCEFLTDVLKVDALPKARFPHRVGLHTSCHGQRGLGLSSMSELVAPKFSKPEHLLRLVDGLDLVPLTHPDECCGFGGTFCVFEEALSSKMGKDRVNDHLRHGAEVITGGDMSCLMQLEGVLRRQKSSVRVMHIAEILTSGN, encoded by the coding sequence ATGAACGTAGGCTTATTTATTCCCTGTTACGTCGATCAATTTTATCCGAACGTTGGCATTGCCACCCTGCGATTACTGGAGTCGCTCGATGTAAAGGTCATTTTTCCGATGGAGCAGACTTGTTGTGGCCAGCCAATGGCTAACTCCGGTTTTCAGCGTCTATCGGCGGGTTGCGACAAGAATTTTATCCAGAATTTTGCCGATTGCGACGTCGTTGTTGGCCCCTCCGGCAGTTGTGTGCTGCATTTGAAAGAGCACCTTCACTCCAGCGAACAGCCCGAAGAAGCCGCCCGACTGCGGGGCAATGTGTATGAACTCTGCGAATTTCTGACCGATGTGCTGAAAGTCGACGCGTTGCCCAAAGCCCGGTTTCCGCATCGGGTCGGATTACATACCAGTTGCCACGGGCAGCGCGGGCTGGGTTTATCGTCCATGTCGGAGTTAGTCGCGCCTAAATTCTCGAAGCCCGAACACTTACTGCGGTTGGTGGACGGCCTCGACCTCGTTCCTCTGACTCACCCGGACGAATGCTGTGGGTTTGGCGGAACATTCTGTGTATTCGAAGAAGCACTATCGTCGAAGATGGGGAAAGATCGCGTCAACGATCACCTCCGGCACGGTGCCGAAGTGATTACAGGTGGCGACATGTCGTGCCTGATGCAGTTGGAAGGCGTATTGCGTCGTCAGAAAAGTTCGGTGCGCGTGATGCACATTGCGGAGATTCTGACATCAGGTAACTAA